A genomic window from Candidatus Methylacidiphilum fumarolicum includes:
- a CDS encoding TldD/PmbA family protein — protein sequence MNCDRRNFIKGLAGSLLSLKMPTVFSGPLPDAFWSYDQSRRIATVVAESALHTARLYGCQFSDIRICWILKERIISRENRIEELGGSFESGIGIRVLFEGTWGFASSNLLDPNEAAEKTKEAVEVAKKCLKLNPRRVELEKLPQIQGQWHQDVLVDPFGVPLEEKTSFLLDLNDKAIKAGADFCRSFFLFHKELRIYASSIGSWIEQTFLRTYPKFIVTVVDKKEGKFESRSSFEPPKSGGLEIIEKKAFEREVVEATHQAKEKLHAKSVVPGIKDLVLHPTNLWLTIHETIGHSTELDRVMGLESNYAGTSFLKVDQLGNFDFASPIVTIRADRNQPGGLASVGYDDDGIPSSWSDFLIIEKGILKNFQMAIGQAHWIGKEKSNGCSYAQSYNFFPIQRMPNISLVPSEKKEQLKDLISGVEDGIYIIGDGSWSIDQQRYNFQFGGQLFYEIKNGEIRQMLRDVIYQGNTQSFWKSCDGICSKEEYKLCGTLFCGKGEPSQSAPVSHGAVPARFRNITILNSRLHS from the coding sequence TTGAACTGCGATAGAAGAAACTTTATCAAAGGATTAGCAGGAAGCTTGCTTTCCTTAAAAATGCCCACTGTTTTTTCTGGCCCTCTCCCAGATGCTTTTTGGAGTTACGACCAGAGCCGGAGAATAGCTACAGTTGTTGCGGAATCAGCCCTCCATACAGCTAGACTCTATGGTTGTCAATTTTCTGATATACGCATCTGTTGGATCCTTAAAGAAAGAATTATTTCAAGAGAAAATAGAATCGAAGAACTGGGAGGTAGTTTTGAATCTGGAATAGGTATTAGAGTCCTTTTCGAAGGAACATGGGGTTTTGCTTCTTCGAATCTGCTAGATCCTAATGAAGCTGCGGAAAAAACAAAGGAAGCCGTTGAAGTAGCAAAAAAATGCCTCAAATTGAATCCAAGACGGGTGGAATTAGAAAAATTGCCACAAATCCAAGGACAATGGCATCAAGATGTGTTAGTTGATCCTTTTGGGGTGCCTTTAGAAGAAAAAACATCGTTTTTACTCGACCTTAATGACAAGGCAATCAAAGCTGGGGCTGATTTTTGCCGATCCTTCTTCTTATTTCACAAAGAACTTAGAATATATGCCTCCTCTATTGGATCCTGGATTGAACAAACATTCCTTAGAACCTATCCAAAGTTTATCGTTACTGTAGTTGACAAAAAGGAAGGGAAATTTGAAAGCAGGTCAAGTTTCGAGCCTCCGAAATCTGGAGGTCTAGAAATCATTGAGAAAAAAGCCTTTGAGCGTGAAGTAGTTGAAGCGACCCATCAAGCTAAAGAAAAGCTGCATGCAAAATCCGTTGTTCCTGGAATAAAAGACCTTGTACTCCATCCAACCAATCTTTGGTTAACCATTCATGAAACCATAGGCCATTCTACCGAATTAGATAGGGTCATGGGACTTGAATCCAACTATGCTGGGACTTCTTTTCTAAAAGTTGACCAATTGGGCAATTTTGATTTTGCCAGCCCCATTGTTACCATTAGAGCCGATCGCAATCAGCCAGGTGGTCTGGCTTCCGTTGGATATGATGACGATGGGATTCCTTCTAGTTGGTCAGACTTTCTTATCATAGAAAAGGGTATTCTTAAAAACTTTCAAATGGCTATTGGACAAGCACATTGGATTGGCAAAGAAAAATCCAACGGTTGCAGTTACGCTCAAAGTTATAATTTTTTCCCCATCCAGCGGATGCCCAATATTTCTCTTGTCCCAAGTGAAAAAAAGGAACAACTTAAGGATCTCATTTCAGGAGTGGAAGATGGCATCTATATCATTGGGGATGGGAGCTGGAGCATCGATCAACAAAGATATAATTTCCAATTTGGTGGACAACTCTTTTATGAGATTAAAAATGGAGAGATCCGACAAATGCTTCGGGATGTTATCTACCAAGGAAACACCCAGTCTTTTTGGAAATCCTGTGATGGGATTTGTAGCAAAGAAGAATATAAACTGTGCGGGACTCTTTTTTGTGGGAAAGGAGAACCTTCTCAATCTGCACCAGTCTCCCATGGAGCTGTTCCTGCTAGATTTAGGAATATCACTATACTAAATAGCCGTTTACATTCATGA
- a CDS encoding M20 family metallopeptidase, which produces MHDALTEWISNNREKLFQFLQHLIQIPTINPPGKQYAEMVEYLERKLQQIGLETEIVRVPDAIVEKQLGEAFLSFPRYNLIARWNAKAPKTVLFNSHYDVVPVSGKWKHDPFRGEKDDKWIYGRGSADMKGSLAASIFAVEALKTLKIDPLYNVQFALVADEEIGGELGSGFVVKNKLVEPDFVVVCEGGSAKKIGIGHNGILQLNIRVLGTSTHTAYQQKAVNSFLETVHLVEFLERFFKKILADTKRVYVAPSKEKLKPIVNIGGVVGSGPGSKVNIVSAETTFTIDRRLTPSEKMDRVESEIREAIEKWAKKRGTKIKIEIIHKTEPCALGYNSNFTKSFKSAVEKIKGGKATFTINRGATDMHFFAKAKNCEAIGYGVDGKDIHAIDEKTSLEDLVETTQVYATFLSSPLS; this is translated from the coding sequence ATGCATGATGCTTTGACCGAATGGATCTCCAACAATCGTGAAAAATTATTCCAATTTTTACAACACCTTATTCAAATCCCTACCATTAATCCACCTGGCAAGCAATACGCAGAAATGGTTGAGTACTTGGAGAGGAAACTTCAGCAGATTGGATTAGAGACAGAGATTGTTAGAGTGCCTGATGCAATAGTAGAGAAGCAATTGGGAGAAGCCTTCCTTTCCTTTCCTCGCTATAATCTTATAGCCCGATGGAATGCTAAGGCTCCCAAAACGGTCCTTTTTAATTCCCATTATGATGTTGTCCCTGTTTCGGGAAAATGGAAGCATGATCCCTTCCGGGGAGAAAAAGACGATAAGTGGATTTATGGAAGGGGTTCTGCAGATATGAAAGGATCTCTTGCCGCAAGCATTTTTGCTGTGGAGGCATTGAAAACCTTAAAAATTGATCCCCTATATAATGTTCAGTTTGCTCTTGTCGCTGATGAAGAAATTGGTGGAGAATTGGGTTCTGGGTTTGTGGTGAAAAATAAATTGGTGGAACCAGATTTTGTGGTCGTTTGTGAAGGAGGATCCGCAAAGAAAATAGGGATAGGACATAATGGAATTCTTCAACTGAATATAAGGGTCTTAGGGACTTCAACCCACACGGCTTATCAGCAAAAGGCAGTTAACTCCTTTTTAGAAACGGTCCATTTGGTTGAATTTTTGGAAAGATTTTTTAAGAAAATTTTGGCAGATACAAAAAGGGTCTATGTGGCTCCTTCAAAAGAAAAACTAAAACCTATTGTCAATATAGGAGGTGTGGTTGGTTCTGGTCCTGGTTCAAAAGTTAACATCGTTTCTGCAGAGACTACTTTTACAATTGACCGTAGATTGACTCCATCAGAAAAGATGGATCGAGTCGAAAGTGAGATTAGGGAAGCTATAGAAAAATGGGCCAAGAAAAGAGGAACGAAAATAAAAATAGAGATTATCCACAAAACTGAACCTTGCGCTCTTGGGTATAATTCAAACTTTACGAAGTCATTTAAATCGGCTGTTGAAAAAATAAAAGGAGGCAAAGCAACTTTTACTATCAACAGAGGGGCAACGGATATGCATTTTTTTGCAAAGGCCAAGAATTGCGAAGCAATTGGATACGGTGTCGATGGTAAAGATATCCATGCGATTGATGAGAAAACTTCTCTTGAGGATCTGGTTGAAACGACACAAGTTTATGCGACCTTCCTTTCTTCTCCATTGTCTTGA
- a CDS encoding ferritin, with amino-acid sequence MIGMLISQKIVPSLYKQIGSEFQAFVLYLAIGSYFEIEALPELSAFFFKQADEERQHALKFIKFLIDNDIPVSIPAIGAVDSSFKDPESAISLSLEREIAVTKEIHDLVRLAKEEKDFTSDNFLQWFVKEQLEEVTVMDQLLKMIRRTGKDQIMLVEDYLARKNRLREKISEAESSMENPND; translated from the coding sequence ATGATAGGTATGCTTATAAGCCAAAAGATAGTCCCTTCTTTATATAAACAAATCGGCAGTGAATTTCAGGCTTTTGTTCTTTATCTTGCTATCGGTTCCTATTTCGAAATAGAAGCCCTTCCAGAACTCTCAGCCTTTTTTTTCAAACAAGCCGATGAAGAACGTCAGCATGCTCTGAAATTTATAAAATTTTTAATTGATAATGATATTCCTGTCAGTATTCCAGCAATCGGAGCAGTAGATTCTTCTTTTAAAGATCCAGAATCTGCTATCAGTTTATCCCTTGAGAGAGAAATAGCCGTGACGAAGGAAATTCATGATCTAGTTCGATTAGCCAAAGAGGAGAAAGACTTTACATCAGATAATTTTCTTCAATGGTTTGTTAAAGAACAACTTGAAGAAGTTACGGTTATGGATCAGCTTCTGAAAATGATAAGGAGAACCGGAAAAGATCAAATCATGCTTGTAGAAGATTATCTAGCAAGAAAAAACCGATTAAGAGAGAAAATTTCCGAAGCTGAGTCTTCTATGGAGAACCCTAACGATTGA
- a CDS encoding ParA family protein, protein MKFISIANQKGGVGKTTTAINLSACLAEKGYSTLLVDVDPQSNATSGVGFSLDSGKSLFPVLIGEQLLKDQIISTPYMNLDLIPANLELANWENQQHDPIESFSFFRKIFRESLIGTAYQYVILDCPPALGLLMVNSMVAADWLIIPIQCEYYALEGLAKMFQLLDNLKKLVSSAPNILGILMTMYDSRTNLSQQVVEDVRKHIPNLVFDTIIPRTVRLAEAPSYGKPITLYDPHSIGCISYRKFTEEFLKKIK, encoded by the coding sequence ACAACAGCAATCAACCTTTCCGCTTGTTTAGCTGAAAAAGGATATTCGACGCTACTGGTCGATGTAGACCCCCAATCCAATGCAACGAGTGGAGTGGGGTTTTCCCTTGATTCTGGAAAAAGTTTATTCCCTGTTTTAATTGGTGAACAACTTTTAAAAGACCAGATAATTTCTACTCCCTACATGAATTTGGACCTTATCCCAGCAAATCTAGAATTAGCCAATTGGGAAAATCAACAGCATGATCCAATCGAATCTTTTTCTTTTTTTAGAAAAATCTTTAGAGAATCCCTTATTGGAACAGCCTATCAGTATGTTATTCTTGATTGTCCCCCAGCCTTAGGATTACTCATGGTCAACTCGATGGTTGCTGCTGATTGGCTAATCATTCCTATTCAATGCGAATACTACGCTTTAGAAGGATTGGCAAAAATGTTTCAACTGCTTGATAACCTTAAAAAACTGGTTTCATCAGCCCCCAATATTTTAGGAATACTGATGACCATGTATGATAGCAGAACAAATTTAAGTCAACAGGTCGTTGAAGATGTCCGCAAACATATTCCCAACCTTGTATTTGATACAATTATTCCAAGAACAGTCCGACTAGCGGAAGCCCCAAGCTATGGAAAGCCTATCACTCTTTACGATCCCCACAGCATAGGCTGCATTAGCTATAGAAAATTCACAGAAGAATTTTTAAAAAAAATCAAATAA